Proteins from one Acropora muricata isolate sample 2 chromosome 9, ASM3666990v1, whole genome shotgun sequence genomic window:
- the LOC136929101 gene encoding death domain-containing ATP nucleosidase-like isoform X1 codes for MDWEHITSFARYTWNAVSRIREWIFAMFNPSSPPKTRDTPPEPHDLCVDKLNWEDVNLPIDILLLTAKECEFLSCLNYLSGLFKSHKSGLGYVYFGKIGNGDENLKIAVIRCDKGSGGPQGSGLVVCTGIQELKPKAVICVGYCAGLQGEKVKLGDVIISAKLATYASIKVTEGGIVEAGYQVPPGPRLSEIIRTANFGWKAPLQNSEDLDVKVHKDALLLSGPEVVSNDERRAELLERFPLAMGVEMEGEGLFAAAHYNDIEWVVIKGVSDYAGNNKSASDPWRPFSSLMAASLVAHILSDVRVFKQWRHYGDK; via the exons ggAGTGGATTTTTGCGATGTTCAACCCTTCAAGTCCACCAAAGACAAGAGACACTCCTCCTGAACCTCACGATCTATGTGTAGATAAACTGAATTGGGAAGATGTTAACCTCCCGATCGATATCCTATTGCTTACAGCAAAAGAATGCGAATTTTTAAGCTGTCTTAATTACTTGTCCGGTCTCTTCAAAAGTCACAAATCTGGCCTTGGTTATGTGTATTTCGGTAAAATAGGAAATGGTGATGAGAATCTAAAGATAGCTGTAATTCGGTGTGATAAGGGTTCCGGCGGACCTCAAGGATCCGGTCTGGTTGTATGTACGGGTATACAAGAATTAAAACCCAAAGCTGTAATTTGCGTTGGTTACTGTGCTGGTTTGCAAGGAGAGAAAGTGAAGCTTGGGGATGTAATCATCTCGGCAAAGTTAGCCACCTATGCATCCATCAAAGTTACTGAGGGTGGAATCGTTGAAGCTGGTTATCAAGTTCCGCCAGGCCCTCGACTTTCTGAGATCATAAGAACAGCCAATTTTGGTTGGAAGGCACCTCTGCAAAATTCTGAAGATCTTGATGTGAAGGTTCACAAAGATGCCTTGCTTTTGAGCGGTCCAGAAGTAGTCAGTAACGACGAAAGGCGTGCGGAATTACTGGAGAGATTCCCTCTTGCAATGGGTGTTGAAATGGAAGGAGAAG GTTTGTTTGCCGCAGCTCACTATAATGACATCGAGTGGGTTGTTATCAAAGGCGTCTCAGACTATGCTGGCAACAACAAATCTGCGAGTGATCCTTGGAGGCCGTTCTCCAGTTTGATGGCAGCCTCACTTGTGGCTCACATCTTAAGCGATGTCCGCGTTTTTAAGCAATGGCGCCACTATGGAGATAAATAA
- the LOC136929101 gene encoding death domain-containing ATP nucleosidase-like isoform X2: MFNPSSPPKTRDTPPEPHDLCVDKLNWEDVNLPIDILLLTAKECEFLSCLNYLSGLFKSHKSGLGYVYFGKIGNGDENLKIAVIRCDKGSGGPQGSGLVVCTGIQELKPKAVICVGYCAGLQGEKVKLGDVIISAKLATYASIKVTEGGIVEAGYQVPPGPRLSEIIRTANFGWKAPLQNSEDLDVKVHKDALLLSGPEVVSNDERRAELLERFPLAMGVEMEGEGLFAAAHYNDIEWVVIKGVSDYAGNNKSASDPWRPFSSLMAASLVAHILSDVRVFKQWRHYGDK; encoded by the exons ATGTTCAACCCTTCAAGTCCACCAAAGACAAGAGACACTCCTCCTGAACCTCACGATCTATGTGTAGATAAACTGAATTGGGAAGATGTTAACCTCCCGATCGATATCCTATTGCTTACAGCAAAAGAATGCGAATTTTTAAGCTGTCTTAATTACTTGTCCGGTCTCTTCAAAAGTCACAAATCTGGCCTTGGTTATGTGTATTTCGGTAAAATAGGAAATGGTGATGAGAATCTAAAGATAGCTGTAATTCGGTGTGATAAGGGTTCCGGCGGACCTCAAGGATCCGGTCTGGTTGTATGTACGGGTATACAAGAATTAAAACCCAAAGCTGTAATTTGCGTTGGTTACTGTGCTGGTTTGCAAGGAGAGAAAGTGAAGCTTGGGGATGTAATCATCTCGGCAAAGTTAGCCACCTATGCATCCATCAAAGTTACTGAGGGTGGAATCGTTGAAGCTGGTTATCAAGTTCCGCCAGGCCCTCGACTTTCTGAGATCATAAGAACAGCCAATTTTGGTTGGAAGGCACCTCTGCAAAATTCTGAAGATCTTGATGTGAAGGTTCACAAAGATGCCTTGCTTTTGAGCGGTCCAGAAGTAGTCAGTAACGACGAAAGGCGTGCGGAATTACTGGAGAGATTCCCTCTTGCAATGGGTGTTGAAATGGAAGGAGAAG GTTTGTTTGCCGCAGCTCACTATAATGACATCGAGTGGGTTGTTATCAAAGGCGTCTCAGACTATGCTGGCAACAACAAATCTGCGAGTGATCCTTGGAGGCCGTTCTCCAGTTTGATGGCAGCCTCACTTGTGGCTCACATCTTAAGCGATGTCCGCGTTTTTAAGCAATGGCGCCACTATGGAGATAAATAA